A window of Thunnus thynnus chromosome 17, fThuThy2.1, whole genome shotgun sequence contains these coding sequences:
- the glyr1 gene encoding cytokine-like nuclear factor N-PAC isoform X2, whose translation MATVHLRIGDLVWGKLGRYPPWPGKIVSPPKDLKKPRGKKCHFVKFFGTEDHAWIKVEQLKPYHAHKEEMIKINKGKRFQQAVDAVEDFLKKAKGKEQNSDGKGDSKGKKTPNKPLKILEEDDEDLSALKDPSEKPVKDDPHFHHFLLSQSEKPASSMEPISKRLKIIEEDTGSTSIQAADSTAINGSITPTDKRIGFLGLGLMGSGIVSNLLKMGHVVTVWNRTAEKCDLFIQEGARLGRTPAEVASMCDITFSCVSDPKAARDLVMGPSGVLQGIRPGKCYVEMSTVDPETITELSQVITSRGGRFLEAPVAGSQQLSNDGMLVILAAGDRTVYEDCSSCFQAMGKTSFFLGEAGNAARMMLILNMVQGSFMATIAEGLTLAQATGQSQQTFLDILCQGQMASTFVDQKCQNILQGNFKPDYYLKHIQKDLRLAISMGDMANHPTPMAAAANEVYKRAKALDQSDNDISAVYRAYIH comes from the exons ATGGCGACGGTGCATTTGAGGATTGGGGATCTAGTGTG GGGGAAGCTTGGGCGTTACCCACCATGGCCAGGAAAG atagTAAGCCCTCCCAAGGACCTGAAAAAGCCAAGGGGCAAAAAATGCCATTTTGTGAAATTCTTTGGAACTGAAGACCA TGCCTGGATCAAAGTAGAACAGCTGAAGCCCTACCACGCCCACAAAGAGGAGATGATCAAGATAAATAAAGGCAAGCGCTTCCAGCAGGCGGTGGATGCAGTGGAGGACTTCCTAAAGAAAGCAAAGGGGAAAGAACAG AACTCAGATGGCAAAGGAGACTCAAAAGGAAAGAAGACGCCTAACAAGCCACTGAAAATACtagaggaggatgatgaggatcTCAGTGCCCTGAAGGACCCCTCTGAGAAG CCTGTGAAGGACGACCCACATTTCCATCACTTCCTGCTCAGCCAGTCTGAGAAG CCGGCCTCATCTATGGAACCCATTAGCAAGCGTCTGAAGATCATCGAGGAG GACACGGGGTCAACATCTATCCAAGCAGCAGACAGCACAGCCATCAATGGCAGCATCACACCCACAGATAAAAG GATAGGCTTCCTGGGTCTGGGGCTGATGGGCAGCGGTATAGTTTCCAACCTGTTGAAAATGGGTCATGTTGTCACAGTGTGGAACCgcacagcagaaaag TGTGACCTGTTCATCCAGGAGGGTGCCAGGTTAGGCCGGACTCCTGCAGAGGTGGCTTCAATGTGTGATATCACTTTCTCCTGTGTCTCTGACCCAAAGGCCGCCAGGGAT ttgGTGATGGGTCCCAGCGGAGTCCTGCAGGGAATCAGGCCGGGCAAATGCTATGTAGAGATGTCCACTGTAGACCCAGAGACCATCACAGAACTCTCACAG GTGATAACGTCGCGGGGTGGCCGTTTCCTGGAGGCTCCAGTGGCAGGAAGCCAGCAGCTCTCCAACGACGGGATGCTGGTCATCCTAGCAGCTGGTGACCGAACAGTTTATGAGGACTGCAGCAGCTGCTTCCAGGCCATGGGCAAGACCTCCTTCTTCCTGG gtgaaGCAGGGAATGCAGCAAGGATGATGCTGATCCTCAACATGGTGCAGGGCAGCTTCATGGCCACCATTGCAGAGGGACTAACCCTGGCCCAGGCCACCGGCCAATCACAGCAGACGTTCCTGGACATCCTGTGCCAGGGCCAGATGGCTAGCACATTTGTGGACCAGAAATGCCAAA ATATTTTACAGGGCAACTTTAAGCCAGACTACTATTTGAAACACATTCAGAAGGACTTGAGGCTAGCTATCTCCATGGGCGACATGGCCAATCATCCAACCCCAATGGCTGCAGCTGCCAATGAG GTTTACAAGAGGGCTAAGGCACTGGACCAGTCGGACAACGATATTTCTGCAGTCTACAGGGCCTACATTCACTAG
- the glyr1 gene encoding cytokine-like nuclear factor N-PAC isoform X1, whose translation MATVHLRIGDLVWGKLGRYPPWPGKIVSPPKDLKKPRGKKCHFVKFFGTEDHAWIKVEQLKPYHAHKEEMIKINKGKRFQQAVDAVEDFLKKAKGKEQNSDGKGDSKGKKTPNKPLKILEEDDEDLSALKDPSEKDLTDSDPEPSTIERLGAGPGSGFKWESSPVKDDPHFHHFLLSQSEKPASSMEPISKRLKIIEEDTGSTSIQAADSTAINGSITPTDKRIGFLGLGLMGSGIVSNLLKMGHVVTVWNRTAEKCDLFIQEGARLGRTPAEVASMCDITFSCVSDPKAARDLVMGPSGVLQGIRPGKCYVEMSTVDPETITELSQVITSRGGRFLEAPVAGSQQLSNDGMLVILAAGDRTVYEDCSSCFQAMGKTSFFLGEAGNAARMMLILNMVQGSFMATIAEGLTLAQATGQSQQTFLDILCQGQMASTFVDQKCQNILQGNFKPDYYLKHIQKDLRLAISMGDMANHPTPMAAAANEVYKRAKALDQSDNDISAVYRAYIH comes from the exons ATGGCGACGGTGCATTTGAGGATTGGGGATCTAGTGTG GGGGAAGCTTGGGCGTTACCCACCATGGCCAGGAAAG atagTAAGCCCTCCCAAGGACCTGAAAAAGCCAAGGGGCAAAAAATGCCATTTTGTGAAATTCTTTGGAACTGAAGACCA TGCCTGGATCAAAGTAGAACAGCTGAAGCCCTACCACGCCCACAAAGAGGAGATGATCAAGATAAATAAAGGCAAGCGCTTCCAGCAGGCGGTGGATGCAGTGGAGGACTTCCTAAAGAAAGCAAAGGGGAAAGAACAG AACTCAGATGGCAAAGGAGACTCAAAAGGAAAGAAGACGCCTAACAAGCCACTGAAAATACtagaggaggatgatgaggatcTCAGTGCCCTGAAGGACCCCTCTGAGAAG GACTTAACTGACTCTGACCCCGAGCCGTCCACTATTGAGAGGCTGGGGGCTGGACCTGGCTCAGGATTCAAATGGGAAAGCAGT CCTGTGAAGGACGACCCACATTTCCATCACTTCCTGCTCAGCCAGTCTGAGAAG CCGGCCTCATCTATGGAACCCATTAGCAAGCGTCTGAAGATCATCGAGGAG GACACGGGGTCAACATCTATCCAAGCAGCAGACAGCACAGCCATCAATGGCAGCATCACACCCACAGATAAAAG GATAGGCTTCCTGGGTCTGGGGCTGATGGGCAGCGGTATAGTTTCCAACCTGTTGAAAATGGGTCATGTTGTCACAGTGTGGAACCgcacagcagaaaag TGTGACCTGTTCATCCAGGAGGGTGCCAGGTTAGGCCGGACTCCTGCAGAGGTGGCTTCAATGTGTGATATCACTTTCTCCTGTGTCTCTGACCCAAAGGCCGCCAGGGAT ttgGTGATGGGTCCCAGCGGAGTCCTGCAGGGAATCAGGCCGGGCAAATGCTATGTAGAGATGTCCACTGTAGACCCAGAGACCATCACAGAACTCTCACAG GTGATAACGTCGCGGGGTGGCCGTTTCCTGGAGGCTCCAGTGGCAGGAAGCCAGCAGCTCTCCAACGACGGGATGCTGGTCATCCTAGCAGCTGGTGACCGAACAGTTTATGAGGACTGCAGCAGCTGCTTCCAGGCCATGGGCAAGACCTCCTTCTTCCTGG gtgaaGCAGGGAATGCAGCAAGGATGATGCTGATCCTCAACATGGTGCAGGGCAGCTTCATGGCCACCATTGCAGAGGGACTAACCCTGGCCCAGGCCACCGGCCAATCACAGCAGACGTTCCTGGACATCCTGTGCCAGGGCCAGATGGCTAGCACATTTGTGGACCAGAAATGCCAAA ATATTTTACAGGGCAACTTTAAGCCAGACTACTATTTGAAACACATTCAGAAGGACTTGAGGCTAGCTATCTCCATGGGCGACATGGCCAATCATCCAACCCCAATGGCTGCAGCTGCCAATGAG GTTTACAAGAGGGCTAAGGCACTGGACCAGTCGGACAACGATATTTCTGCAGTCTACAGGGCCTACATTCACTAG